A window of the Callospermophilus lateralis isolate mCalLat2 chromosome 7, mCalLat2.hap1, whole genome shotgun sequence genome harbors these coding sequences:
- the Pars2 gene encoding putative proline--tRNA ligase, mitochondrial isoform X1, producing the protein MVPASLCQVVMEGLLTRCRALSTWTTCSHQLSRYISHRCHHSASGRGQRLILSRMFQPQNLREDQVLSVEGKSSDLTCKSQRLMLQVGLILPASPGCYHLLPYTVRAMEKLVRVIDQEMQGIGGQKISMPSLSPAELWQATNRWDLMGKELLRLRDRHGKEYCLGPTHEEAITALIASQKKLSYKQLPFLLYQVTRKFRDEPRPRFGLLRSREFYMKDMYTFDSSPEAAKQTYGLVCDAYCSLFDRLGLRFIKAQADVGSIGGTMSHEFQLPVDIGEDRLAVCPSCSFSANVETLGLSQMNCPACQGPLTETKGIEVGHTFYLGTKYSSIFNAQFTNAHGKPSLAEMGCYGLGVTRILAAAIEVLSTEDCIRWPRLLAPYQVCLIPPKAASKEEAAAELMGHLYDHITEALPQLHGEVLLDDRTHLTIGNRLKDANKLGYPLVIIAGKRALEDPAHFEVWCQNTGEVLFLTKEGVMEFLTQVQVV; encoded by the exons ATG GTACCTGCTTCCCTGTGCCAGGTTGTCATGGAAGGGCTGCTGACAAGATGCAGAGCATTGTCCACCTGGACCACCTGCAGCCACCAGCTCTCCAGATACATATCCCACAGGTGTCACCACTCTGCCTCAGGGAGAGGGCAGCGCTTGATATTGTCCCGCATGTTTCAGCCACAGAACCTCCGGGAAGACCAGGTGCTTTCTGTGGAGGGAAAATCTAGCGACCTGACTTGTAAGAGCCAACGACTGATGCTGCAGGTGGGTCTGATCCTCCCAGCAAGCCCTGGCTGTTACCATCTCCTGCCCTACACCGTTCGTGCCATGGAGAAGCTTGTGCGAGTGATAGACCAGGAGATGCAGGGGATTGGGGGGCAGAAAATCAGCATGCCTAGCCTCAGCCCAGCAGAACTCTGGCAGGCCACCAACCGCTGGGACCTGATGGGCAAGGAGCTGCTAAGACTTAGAGACAGGCATGGTAAGGAATACTGCTTAGGTCCAACTCACGAGGAGGCCATTACTGCCCTTATTGCCTCCCAGAAGAAACTGTCCTACAAGCAGCTTCCATTTCTACTTTACCAAGTGACGAGGAAGTTTCGGGATGAGCCTAGGCCCCGCTTTGGTCTTCTCCGTAGCCGAGAGTTTTACATGAAAGATATGTATACCTTCGACTCTTCCCCAGAGGCTGCCAAGCAGACCTATGGCCTGGTGTGTGATGCTTACTGCAGCCTATTTGACAGGCTGGGGCTGCGATTTATCAAGGCCCAGGCAGATGTgggtagtattgggggcacaatgtCTCATGAGTTCCAGCTACCAGTGGATATTGGAGAGGACCGGCTTGCAGTCTGTCCAAGCTGCAGCTTCTCAGCCAACGTGGAGACACTAGGCTTGTCACAAATGAATTGCCCTGCCTGCCAGGGCCCACTGACTGAAACGAAAGGCATTGAGGTAGGACATACATTCTACCTGGGTACCAAGTATTCTTCCATTTTCAATGCCCAGTTTACCAATGCTCATGGTAAACCATCCCTGGCTGAAATGGGGTGCTATGGCTTGGGTGTGACACGGATCTTGGCTGCTGCTATTGAAGTTCTCTCTACAGAAGATTGTATCCGCTGGCCCCGCCTTCTGGCCCCTTACCAAGTCTGCCTCATCCCCCCTAAGGCAGCCAGTAAGGAGGAGGCTGCTGCAGAGCTCATGGGGCACCTGTATGACCACATCACAGAGGCTCTGCCTCAGCTCCATGGGGAGGTCCTTCTGGACGACAGGACCCATCTTACCATTGGAAATAGACTGAAAGATGCTAACAAGCTCGGCTACCCCTTAGTGATAATTGCTGGCAAGAGGGCCCTGGAGGACCCTGCACATTTTGAGGTTTGGTGTCAAAACACTGGTGAGGTGCTCTTCCTCACCAAAGAAGGAGTCATGGAATTCCTGACCCAAGTGCAGGTTGTCTAA
- the Pars2 gene encoding putative proline--tRNA ligase, mitochondrial isoform X2: MEGLLTRCRALSTWTTCSHQLSRYISHRCHHSASGRGQRLILSRMFQPQNLREDQVLSVEGKSSDLTCKSQRLMLQVGLILPASPGCYHLLPYTVRAMEKLVRVIDQEMQGIGGQKISMPSLSPAELWQATNRWDLMGKELLRLRDRHGKEYCLGPTHEEAITALIASQKKLSYKQLPFLLYQVTRKFRDEPRPRFGLLRSREFYMKDMYTFDSSPEAAKQTYGLVCDAYCSLFDRLGLRFIKAQADVGSIGGTMSHEFQLPVDIGEDRLAVCPSCSFSANVETLGLSQMNCPACQGPLTETKGIEVGHTFYLGTKYSSIFNAQFTNAHGKPSLAEMGCYGLGVTRILAAAIEVLSTEDCIRWPRLLAPYQVCLIPPKAASKEEAAAELMGHLYDHITEALPQLHGEVLLDDRTHLTIGNRLKDANKLGYPLVIIAGKRALEDPAHFEVWCQNTGEVLFLTKEGVMEFLTQVQVV, from the coding sequence ATGGAAGGGCTGCTGACAAGATGCAGAGCATTGTCCACCTGGACCACCTGCAGCCACCAGCTCTCCAGATACATATCCCACAGGTGTCACCACTCTGCCTCAGGGAGAGGGCAGCGCTTGATATTGTCCCGCATGTTTCAGCCACAGAACCTCCGGGAAGACCAGGTGCTTTCTGTGGAGGGAAAATCTAGCGACCTGACTTGTAAGAGCCAACGACTGATGCTGCAGGTGGGTCTGATCCTCCCAGCAAGCCCTGGCTGTTACCATCTCCTGCCCTACACCGTTCGTGCCATGGAGAAGCTTGTGCGAGTGATAGACCAGGAGATGCAGGGGATTGGGGGGCAGAAAATCAGCATGCCTAGCCTCAGCCCAGCAGAACTCTGGCAGGCCACCAACCGCTGGGACCTGATGGGCAAGGAGCTGCTAAGACTTAGAGACAGGCATGGTAAGGAATACTGCTTAGGTCCAACTCACGAGGAGGCCATTACTGCCCTTATTGCCTCCCAGAAGAAACTGTCCTACAAGCAGCTTCCATTTCTACTTTACCAAGTGACGAGGAAGTTTCGGGATGAGCCTAGGCCCCGCTTTGGTCTTCTCCGTAGCCGAGAGTTTTACATGAAAGATATGTATACCTTCGACTCTTCCCCAGAGGCTGCCAAGCAGACCTATGGCCTGGTGTGTGATGCTTACTGCAGCCTATTTGACAGGCTGGGGCTGCGATTTATCAAGGCCCAGGCAGATGTgggtagtattgggggcacaatgtCTCATGAGTTCCAGCTACCAGTGGATATTGGAGAGGACCGGCTTGCAGTCTGTCCAAGCTGCAGCTTCTCAGCCAACGTGGAGACACTAGGCTTGTCACAAATGAATTGCCCTGCCTGCCAGGGCCCACTGACTGAAACGAAAGGCATTGAGGTAGGACATACATTCTACCTGGGTACCAAGTATTCTTCCATTTTCAATGCCCAGTTTACCAATGCTCATGGTAAACCATCCCTGGCTGAAATGGGGTGCTATGGCTTGGGTGTGACACGGATCTTGGCTGCTGCTATTGAAGTTCTCTCTACAGAAGATTGTATCCGCTGGCCCCGCCTTCTGGCCCCTTACCAAGTCTGCCTCATCCCCCCTAAGGCAGCCAGTAAGGAGGAGGCTGCTGCAGAGCTCATGGGGCACCTGTATGACCACATCACAGAGGCTCTGCCTCAGCTCCATGGGGAGGTCCTTCTGGACGACAGGACCCATCTTACCATTGGAAATAGACTGAAAGATGCTAACAAGCTCGGCTACCCCTTAGTGATAATTGCTGGCAAGAGGGCCCTGGAGGACCCTGCACATTTTGAGGTTTGGTGTCAAAACACTGGTGAGGTGCTCTTCCTCACCAAAGAAGGAGTCATGGAATTCCTGACCCAAGTGCAGGTTGTCTAA